A genomic segment from Cyanobium sp. NIES-981 encodes:
- a CDS encoding zinc-binding alcohol dehydrogenase family protein → MRAVGYQRSAELGSPHYLLDLELPEPQPGEHDLLVRLEAVAVNPVDLKVRQREVPPAGGWRVLGWDAVGRVQALGSAVSGFTPGERVWYAGSLPRQGSNAELQRVDHRLVAAAPGSLSAAEAAALPLTAITAWELLFDRLRLPQHPEAGHGQALLVVGAAGGVGSILVQLLRALTGLTVVGTASRPESRAWVLALGAHHVLNHQLPLRPQLEALGIGGVEWAVGLTHTDRHFEALVDVLRPQGALALIDDPDPAALNLLALKRKSLSLHWEFMFTRSLFGTADMAEQGRLLQRLADLVEGGLVRSTLQDHRGRINAANLESAHRQLASGHSLGKVVLEGF, encoded by the coding sequence ATGCGCGCAGTGGGCTACCAGCGGTCGGCGGAGCTCGGTTCGCCGCACTACCTGCTGGATCTGGAGCTGCCGGAGCCCCAGCCAGGGGAGCACGACCTGCTGGTGCGGCTGGAGGCGGTGGCGGTGAACCCGGTGGATCTCAAGGTGCGACAGCGGGAAGTGCCGCCGGCCGGGGGCTGGCGGGTCCTGGGCTGGGACGCGGTGGGTCGCGTCCAGGCCCTCGGGTCCGCGGTGAGCGGCTTCACCCCGGGCGAGAGGGTGTGGTATGCCGGGTCCCTGCCGCGCCAGGGCAGCAACGCCGAGCTGCAGCGGGTGGATCACCGGCTGGTGGCGGCGGCCCCCGGCTCCCTCTCCGCCGCGGAGGCTGCCGCCCTGCCGCTCACGGCCATCACGGCCTGGGAACTGCTGTTCGATCGCCTGCGGCTGCCCCAGCACCCCGAGGCCGGGCATGGCCAGGCGCTGCTGGTGGTGGGGGCCGCCGGCGGGGTGGGCTCGATTCTGGTGCAGTTGCTGCGGGCGCTCACCGGCCTCACGGTGGTGGGCACCGCCTCACGGCCGGAGAGCCGGGCCTGGGTGCTCGCGCTGGGTGCCCACCACGTGCTGAACCACCAGCTCCCGCTGCGGCCCCAGCTGGAGGCCCTGGGCATCGGCGGGGTGGAGTGGGCCGTGGGCCTCACCCACACCGACCGGCACTTCGAGGCCCTGGTGGATGTGCTTCGCCCCCAGGGGGCCCTGGCCCTGATCGACGACCCTGACCCAGCCGCGCTCAACCTGCTGGCCCTCAAGCGCAAGAGCCTTTCCCTGCACTGGGAGTTCATGTTCACCCGCTCTCTGTTCGGCACCGCAGACATGGCGGAGCAGGGGCGCCTGCTGCAGCGCCTGGCGGACCTGGTGGAGGGGGGCCTGGTGCGCAGCACCCTGCAGGACCACCGGGGCCGGATCAATGCAGCGAATCTGGAGAGCGCCCATCGGCAGCTGGCCAGCGGCCACAGCCTTGGCAAGGTGGTGCTGGAAGGCTTCTAG
- a CDS encoding DUF3593 domain-containing protein produces the protein MNGLGPLLQALLERLAAVDAGPLFVLSLLPYLAFLWWARQVQAFPRLALRGFQLTLLFVAVTIGAAVIAEQRFGRQLADVDPLHGGAEAFLTLANLVVALGFLQGPPPAEP, from the coding sequence ATGAACGGGCTCGGCCCCCTGCTGCAGGCCCTGCTGGAGCGGCTGGCGGCGGTGGACGCCGGGCCGCTGTTCGTGCTCTCGCTGCTGCCCTATCTCGCCTTCCTGTGGTGGGCCCGCCAGGTGCAGGCCTTCCCCCGGCTGGCCCTGCGCGGCTTTCAGCTCACCCTGCTGTTCGTGGCGGTGACGATCGGCGCGGCGGTGATCGCCGAGCAGCGGTTCGGGCGCCAGCTGGCGGACGTGGATCCCCTCCACGGCGGCGCCGAAGCCTTCCTCACCCTCGCCAATCTGGTGGTGGCGCTGGGCTTTCTGCAGGGGCCACCGCCGGCGGAGCCCTGA
- the psaK gene encoding photosystem I reaction center subunit PsaK: MLAPLLAVAPATITWSPKVALVMIVCNVIAIAIGKATIKQPNVGLQLPNSAMFGGMSHGAMLGTLSLGHILGIGTILGLASRGVV, translated from the coding sequence ATGCTCGCTCCACTTCTGGCTGTGGCCCCCGCCACCATCACCTGGTCGCCGAAGGTGGCGCTGGTGATGATCGTCTGCAACGTGATCGCCATCGCGATCGGCAAAGCCACCATCAAGCAGCCCAACGTGGGCCTGCAGCTGCCCAACAGCGCCATGTTCGGCGGCATGAGCCACGGGGCCATGCTCGGCACCCTCAGCCTCGGCCACATCCTCGGCATCGGCACGATCCTGGGTCTGGCCTCCCGCGGCGTGGTCTGA
- a CDS encoding rhomboid family intramembrane serine protease, giving the protein MGLRSRLLLPLLILAVAWVQELVDQLLFGGRWNLPLVPGGPVWGIVTAPFSHAGFGHLLSNSLWFVPLSWLVLSRGIRPYLRVWASVLVCSLPVWLLWHNASHGLSGVVYGLLGYLLAAGLVERRPWPIVLSLVCLTTYGGLLPSLLPLLSPAGVSWIGHASGFVAGLLAAWLGAPLPAQQQDAGGARW; this is encoded by the coding sequence ATGGGCCTGCGCTCCCGTCTGCTGCTGCCGCTCCTGATCCTGGCGGTGGCCTGGGTCCAGGAGCTGGTGGACCAGCTGCTGTTCGGCGGCCGCTGGAACCTGCCGCTGGTGCCCGGCGGGCCGGTGTGGGGCATCGTCACCGCGCCCTTCAGCCACGCCGGCTTCGGCCATCTGCTGAGCAATTCCCTCTGGTTCGTGCCCCTCTCCTGGCTGGTGCTCTCCCGGGGAATCCGCCCCTACCTGCGGGTGTGGGCGTCGGTGCTGGTGTGCTCCCTGCCGGTGTGGCTGCTGTGGCACAACGCCAGCCATGGCCTTTCCGGCGTGGTGTACGGGCTGCTGGGCTACCTGCTGGCCGCCGGGCTGGTGGAGCGCCGGCCCTGGCCGATCGTGCTGTCGCTGGTGTGCCTCACCACCTATGGCGGCCTGCTGCCGTCGCTGCTTCCCCTGCTCAGTCCGGCTGGTGTGAGCTGGATCGGCCATGCCTCCGGCTTCGTGGCCGGCCTGCTGGCTGCCTGGCTGGGGGCGCCCCTGCCCGCCCAGCAGCAGGATGCGGGTGGTGCCCGGTGGTAG
- a CDS encoding DUF2499 domain-containing protein — protein MHALSLPTWWIHIASVLEWMVAIVAVQTYGRRRAEPGWRWLALAMTPALVSAMAACTWHLFDNSPALQGLVVFQAGCTLLGNVALAGAALHLLRQQQAARPPAP, from the coding sequence ATGCATGCCCTCTCACTGCCGACTTGGTGGATCCACATCGCCTCGGTGCTGGAGTGGATGGTGGCGATCGTGGCGGTGCAGACCTACGGCCGGCGGCGCGCTGAACCGGGCTGGCGCTGGCTGGCCTTGGCGATGACGCCGGCCCTGGTGAGCGCCATGGCCGCCTGCACCTGGCACCTGTTCGACAACAGCCCTGCCCTCCAGGGGCTGGTGGTGTTCCAGGCCGGCTGCACCCTGCTGGGCAACGTCGCCCTGGCCGGGGCCGCCCTCCATCTGCTGCGCCAGCAGCAGGCGGCCCGGCCTCCGGCACCATGA
- the csaB gene encoding polysaccharide pyruvyl transferase CsaB: MPLRPRPLLVGYYGEHNLGDDALLEVLLAALPAGCRPTVTARDQSLVQRRYGVATVDRTSLAAVLEAVGRCDALVFGGGSLLQDSTSFLSLVYYATLVLLARSQGKPVLLWGQGLGPLRRKRSRWLVRGLLPLVTAVSWRDPASAALARSLGRRGEGAVGADPVWSVAPELWRGEGGPIVLCFRPTPQLEGEGWRPWLQALEGLAPERELIWLPFHAHQDRGLLASLRAQGLLSPALAARSRELSPDRPREAMRLCAGSGLVLAMRLHGLILAAAAGAPTAALSYDPKVEAAASALGCPCHRLDQPPPAGLTARWQACLDAPPDPERVRQLRQSTQVHARLLARLA, from the coding sequence GTGCCCCTGCGTCCACGTCCGCTGCTGGTGGGCTACTACGGCGAGCACAACCTGGGCGACGACGCCCTGCTGGAGGTGCTGCTGGCCGCGCTGCCGGCCGGCTGCCGGCCCACCGTGACGGCCCGCGACCAATCCCTGGTGCAGCGCCGCTACGGCGTGGCCACGGTGGACCGCACCAGCCTGGCGGCGGTGCTGGAGGCGGTGGGCCGCTGCGATGCCCTGGTGTTCGGCGGCGGCAGCCTGCTGCAGGACAGCACCAGCTTTCTGAGCCTGGTGTACTACGCCACGCTGGTGCTGCTGGCCCGCAGCCAGGGCAAGCCGGTGCTGCTGTGGGGACAGGGACTGGGTCCGCTCCGCCGGAAGCGCAGCCGCTGGCTGGTGCGGGGACTGCTGCCGCTGGTCACCGCGGTGAGCTGGCGGGACCCGGCCTCGGCGGCCCTGGCAAGGAGCCTCGGACGCCGAGGCGAGGGCGCCGTGGGGGCCGATCCGGTGTGGAGCGTCGCACCGGAGCTGTGGCGCGGCGAAGGCGGGCCGATCGTGCTCTGCTTCCGGCCCACGCCACAGCTGGAGGGTGAGGGCTGGAGGCCGTGGCTGCAGGCCCTCGAGGGGCTGGCTCCGGAGCGGGAACTGATCTGGCTGCCGTTCCACGCCCATCAGGACCGGGGCCTGCTGGCGTCCCTGCGGGCGCAGGGGCTGCTCAGCCCGGCCCTGGCGGCCCGCAGCCGCGAACTCAGCCCCGACCGTCCGCGGGAGGCCATGCGGCTCTGCGCCGGCAGTGGCCTGGTGCTGGCCATGCGCCTGCACGGCCTGATCCTGGCCGCCGCCGCCGGGGCGCCCACGGCCGCCCTCAGCTACGACCCCAAGGTGGAGGCGGCCGCCTCCGCCCTCGGCTGCCCCTGCCACCGCCTCGATCAACCACCCCCCGCCGGCCTCACCGCCCGCTGGCAGGCCTGCCTCGATGCCCCCCCCGATCCGGAGCGGGTGCGTCAGCTCAGGCAGTCCACCCAGGTGCATGCCCGCCTGCTTGCCAGGCTGGCCTGA